From Nguyenibacter vanlangensis, one genomic window encodes:
- a CDS encoding aldo/keto reductase: MSHPDARQAGLFPIGGDLPVARMGFGAMRITGPGIWGDPPDRARALATLRRAAACGVTLIDTADSYGPYVSEDLIRAALYPYDGLVIATKGGHTRHGPNVWRPVGNPDYLRQCVLMSMRRLGVARIDLWQLHRVGPDCPPETQFQAIAEMRQEGLIRHVGLSEVSVEMIERARRFFPVATVQNRYNLVNRLSEDVLDYCVAHDIGFIPWAPLAAGGLAHAHGALTRVARDLGATTGQVALAWLLRRAPVMLPIPGTGSPDHVDENVAAAGLTLDDATFAHLDQEGRAEWRRLSGS; the protein is encoded by the coding sequence ATGTCCCATCCCGACGCCAGGCAGGCGGGCCTGTTCCCGATCGGCGGCGACCTTCCGGTGGCGCGCATGGGCTTCGGCGCCATGCGGATCACCGGCCCCGGCATCTGGGGCGATCCCCCGGACCGCGCGCGGGCGCTGGCCACGCTGCGCCGCGCGGCGGCGTGCGGCGTCACCCTGATCGACACCGCCGACAGCTACGGCCCCTATGTCAGCGAGGACCTGATCCGGGCGGCGCTGTATCCGTATGACGGGCTGGTGATCGCCACCAAGGGCGGCCACACCCGTCACGGGCCCAATGTCTGGCGGCCGGTCGGCAATCCCGACTATCTGCGGCAATGCGTGCTCATGAGCATGCGCCGCCTGGGCGTGGCGCGGATCGATCTGTGGCAGTTGCATCGCGTGGGTCCCGACTGCCCGCCCGAAACGCAGTTCCAGGCGATCGCCGAGATGCGGCAGGAAGGACTGATCCGCCATGTCGGCCTGTCGGAAGTGTCGGTCGAGATGATCGAGCGCGCCCGCCGCTTCTTCCCGGTCGCGACGGTGCAGAACCGCTATAACCTGGTCAACCGGCTGTCCGAGGACGTGCTGGACTATTGCGTCGCGCACGATATCGGCTTCATCCCCTGGGCGCCGCTGGCCGCGGGCGGCCTGGCCCACGCCCATGGCGCGCTGACCCGGGTGGCGCGGGATCTGGGGGCGACCACCGGGCAGGTCGCGCTGGCCTGGCTGCTGCGCCGCGCGCCGGTGATGCTGCCGATCCCCGGCACCGGCAGCCCCGACCATGTCGACGAGAACGTCGCCGCCGCCGGGCTGACGCTGGACGACGCCACCTTCGCCCATCTGGACCAGGAAGGCCGCGCCGAGTGGCGCAGGCTGTCCGGGTCGTGA
- a CDS encoding PBP1A family penicillin-binding protein, which produces MLVTSRAGGDAAGGPPGAAPRARGFGLGGSGGPRRPRYRLVRRLLGGGLALLLLVVAAGSLAVWTKYEQLVADLPTVDGLRTYQPPVMSRLYSGDDRVMAELAAERRIFVPYAAIPDRVKNAFIAVEDQKFYSHGGVDPFAIARAALTDLTMRKGRRPLGASTITQQVARVMLLGSNAVSLARKAKEALLAIRIEQTLSKDKILEIYLNEIYLGAGAYGVGAAAQTYFNKPLDQLDIAQAAFLGGLPKSPTNYNPYRYPEQAKERRDFVLQRMAEVGAITWDEARAAQAEPLMPQSFVRPGPVPGSEWFAEEVRRQLIERYGQDMTMQGGLAVHTSLDPHLQQIATKAVRDGLMAYDRAHGGWRGPVGHLDDVAVARATVTGDWQGALVHAAPPPGMLNAWRLAVVLSPATGEVGWLDGLPAQPTPRTGRLLARDLAWARRFRLPRAGDLVLIEPQADGGGVALRQIPHVEGALVTMDVHSGRVLAMVGGWSFNASQFNRATQALRQPGSSFKPFVYLTAMEQGISPSQKFDDSPVSYGSWHPNNYEKDFWGPTTLHDALRESRNLVTIRLAAHIGMKSVADMAIRLHLVDAMPHVLPAALGAVETTVLREAGAYAAIAAGGRLVTPTLIDDVQDRDGHVLWRPAGLGLAAAAPQAAPAAAPGTPPGTPPGVVPDAPAPAPATPPAAAVPGGGVEAVPADGPLLADTRPQIASPESSFQILSMMEDVIRQGTGKPAGDGIDRPIAGKTGTSQDFNDAWFAGFSPDIVTVVWVGFDAPQSLGKNETGGNIAGPIWNQVMKAVLADRPRLDFPVPPGVTLARYDTGRVMAVDAFKPDQIPGVSADLYANVTGALTAADTGAENMPDSESDMAASPTAGAQGTTAPDTTVPGTTVPGTAATAGQPKVPPQPAGGGDIGMGGLY; this is translated from the coding sequence ATGCTCGTGACCTCGCGCGCCGGTGGCGACGCCGCCGGCGGTCCGCCCGGCGCGGCCCCCCGCGCGCGGGGGTTCGGCCTGGGCGGGTCCGGCGGGCCGCGCCGGCCGCGCTATCGCCTGGTACGGCGCCTGCTGGGGGGCGGCCTGGCGCTGCTGCTGCTGGTCGTCGCGGCCGGCAGCCTGGCGGTATGGACGAAATACGAGCAGTTGGTGGCCGACCTGCCGACCGTGGACGGGCTGCGGACCTATCAGCCCCCGGTGATGAGCCGCCTTTATTCCGGCGACGACCGGGTGATGGCGGAACTGGCGGCGGAACGCCGGATCTTCGTGCCCTATGCCGCCATCCCGGACCGGGTGAAGAACGCCTTCATCGCGGTCGAGGACCAGAAATTCTACAGCCATGGCGGCGTCGATCCGTTCGCGATCGCCCGGGCCGCGCTGACCGATCTGACGATGCGCAAGGGGCGGCGTCCGCTCGGCGCCTCGACCATCACGCAGCAGGTGGCGCGCGTCATGCTGCTGGGCTCGAACGCCGTGTCGCTCGCGCGCAAGGCCAAGGAAGCCCTGCTGGCGATCCGCATCGAGCAGACCCTGTCCAAGGACAAGATCCTGGAGATCTATCTGAACGAGATCTATCTGGGGGCCGGGGCCTATGGCGTGGGGGCGGCGGCCCAGACCTATTTCAACAAGCCGCTGGACCAACTGGACATCGCGCAGGCCGCCTTCCTGGGGGGGCTGCCGAAATCGCCGACCAACTATAATCCGTACCGCTATCCCGAGCAGGCCAAGGAACGCCGCGATTTCGTGCTGCAGCGCATGGCCGAGGTCGGGGCGATCACCTGGGACGAGGCCCGCGCCGCGCAGGCCGAGCCGCTGATGCCGCAATCCTTCGTCCGGCCCGGGCCGGTCCCGGGTTCGGAATGGTTCGCCGAAGAGGTGCGCCGCCAGTTGATCGAGCGCTACGGCCAGGACATGACGATGCAGGGCGGGCTGGCGGTGCACACCAGCCTGGATCCGCACCTGCAGCAGATCGCGACCAAGGCGGTGCGCGACGGGCTGATGGCCTATGACCGCGCGCATGGCGGCTGGCGCGGGCCGGTCGGCCATCTGGACGATGTCGCCGTCGCCCGCGCGACGGTGACCGGCGACTGGCAGGGCGCCCTGGTCCACGCCGCCCCGCCCCCGGGCATGCTGAATGCCTGGCGCCTGGCGGTGGTGCTGTCGCCGGCGACGGGCGAGGTCGGCTGGCTGGACGGATTGCCCGCCCAGCCCACGCCGCGCACCGGCCGGCTGCTGGCCCGCGACCTGGCATGGGCCCGGCGTTTCCGCCTGCCGCGCGCGGGCGACCTGGTGCTGATCGAACCCCAGGCCGACGGCGGCGGGGTCGCCCTGCGGCAGATCCCGCATGTCGAGGGCGCGCTGGTGACGATGGACGTGCATAGCGGCCGGGTGCTGGCGATGGTCGGCGGCTGGTCGTTCAACGCGTCGCAGTTCAACCGCGCCACCCAGGCGCTGCGCCAGCCCGGATCGTCCTTCAAGCCGTTCGTCTATCTGACGGCGATGGAGCAGGGGATCTCGCCGTCGCAGAAATTCGACGACTCGCCCGTCTCGTACGGAAGCTGGCACCCGAACAATTACGAGAAGGATTTCTGGGGCCCAACGACGCTGCATGACGCGCTGCGGGAATCGCGCAACCTGGTGACGATCCGCCTGGCGGCGCATATCGGCATGAAGTCGGTGGCCGACATGGCGATCAGGCTGCACCTGGTCGACGCCATGCCGCACGTCCTGCCCGCCGCCCTGGGCGCGGTGGAAACCACCGTCCTGCGTGAGGCCGGGGCCTATGCCGCCATCGCGGCGGGCGGGCGGCTGGTCACGCCCACCCTGATCGACGACGTGCAGGATCGCGACGGCCATGTGCTATGGCGGCCGGCGGGCCTGGGCCTGGCGGCGGCCGCGCCGCAGGCCGCACCGGCCGCGGCGCCCGGAACACCGCCTGGAACGCCGCCTGGCGTCGTGCCGGATGCTCCGGCTCCCGCCCCCGCCACGCCACCGGCGGCCGCCGTGCCCGGCGGGGGCGTGGAGGCGGTTCCGGCGGACGGGCCGCTGCTGGCCGACACGCGACCGCAGATCGCCTCGCCGGAAAGCAGCTTCCAGATCCTGAGCATGATGGAGGACGTGATCCGGCAGGGCACCGGCAAGCCGGCCGGCGATGGGATCGACCGGCCGATCGCGGGCAAGACCGGCACCAGCCAGGATTTCAACGATGCCTGGTTCGCGGGGTTCTCGCCCGACATCGTCACCGTCGTCTGGGTCGGGTTCGACGCGCCGCAAAGCCTGGGCAAGAACGAGACCGGCGGCAACATCGCCGGCCCGATCTGGAACCAGGTGATGAAGGCGGTGCTGGCCGACCGGCCCAGGCTGGATTTCCCGGTGCCCCCGGGGGTGACGCTGGCGCGCTACGACACCGGCCGGGTGATGGCGGTGGACGCGTTCAAGCCCGACCAGATTCCGGGCGTCAGCGCCGATCTGTATGCGAACGTGACCGGCGCGCTGACGGCCGCCGACACGGGGGCCGAGAACATGCCGGATTCCGAAAGCGACATGGCGGCCTCACCCACTGCCGGAGCCCAGGGCACCACGGCGCCGGATACGACGGTACCGGGCACGACGGTGCCGGGTACGGCGGCGACGGCCGGACAGCCCAAGGTCCCGCCGCAACCGGCCGGCGGGGGTGACATCGGCATGGGCGGGCTGTATTGA
- the prfB gene encoding peptide chain release factor 2 (programmed frameshift), translated as MSAESESLNDQIKQSVALLRRHLDWDVALGRLAELNNRAEDPDLWNDPDAAQKLMRERTLLAGQVEGVQRLEADVRDALDLVELAEMEGDDGVLKDAVLMLRALAEEAKRRETESLLSGEADGNDCYLEVNAGAGGTEAQDWAEMLLRMYTRWAEQHGYKVTLMESSEGEQAGLKSATIQVSGPNAYGWLKTEAGVHRLVRISPFDAAARRQTSFASVWVYPVVDDSIEIEINESDLKVDTFRASGAGGQHVNKTESAIRITHVPTGIVVACQTDRSQHRNRATAMTMLKARLYEQELQRREAAAAQTEAAKTDIGWGHQIRSYVLAPYQLVKDLRTNVERGNPDAVLDGDLDDFMAAALAARVGATRSEASAAAQ; from the exons ATGTCTGCCGAGAGCGAATCCCTCAACGACCAGATCAAGCAGTCGGTGGCGCTGCTGAGGAGGCATCTT GACTGGGATGTCGCCCTGGGCCGCCTGGCCGAACTGAACAACCGGGCGGAGGATCCGGATCTGTGGAACGATCCGGACGCCGCCCAGAAGCTGATGCGCGAGCGCACGCTGCTGGCCGGCCAGGTCGAAGGCGTGCAGCGGCTGGAAGCCGACGTCCGCGACGCGCTGGACCTGGTCGAGCTGGCCGAGATGGAAGGCGATGACGGCGTCCTGAAGGACGCGGTGCTGATGCTGCGCGCCCTGGCGGAGGAAGCCAAGCGGCGCGAGACCGAGAGCCTGCTGTCCGGCGAGGCCGACGGCAATGACTGCTATCTGGAAGTCAATGCCGGCGCCGGCGGGACCGAGGCCCAGGACTGGGCCGAGATGCTGCTGCGCATGTATACCCGCTGGGCCGAGCAGCATGGCTACAAGGTCACGCTGATGGAAAGTTCCGAAGGCGAGCAGGCGGGATTGAAATCGGCGACGATCCAGGTCTCGGGGCCCAATGCCTATGGCTGGCTGAAGACCGAGGCCGGGGTGCATCGCCTGGTGCGGATCTCGCCCTTCGACGCGGCGGCGCGGCGTCAGACCTCGTTCGCGTCGGTCTGGGTCTATCCGGTGGTCGATGATTCGATCGAGATCGAGATCAACGAGTCCGACCTGAAGGTCGACACGTTCCGGGCCTCGGGCGCCGGCGGCCAGCACGTCAACAAGACGGAATCGGCCATCCGCATCACCCACGTCCCGACCGGCATCGTCGTCGCCTGCCAGACCGACCGGTCGCAGCACCGCAACCGCGCGACCGCGATGACGATGCTGAAGGCCCGGCTGTACGAACAGGAACTGCAGCGGCGCGAGGCCGCCGCCGCCCAGACCGAGGCCGCGAAGACCGATATCGGCTGGGGCCACCAGATCCGCTCCTACGTCCTGGCGCCGTACCAGTTGGTCAAGGACCTGCGGACCAATGTCGAGCGCGGCAATCCCGATGCCGTGCTCGACGGCGACCTGGACGATTTCATGGCGGCCGCCCTGGCCGCCCGGGTCGGCGCCACGCGCTCCGAGGCCAGCGCGGCCGCCCAGTAG